TTGCCGCTCATCATCGCCGAGGGGCTTTGGCACACCTGTTGGCCCAGCGCGGTCTTGGCCTGGACGGCGAGCAGCACGCCCAAGCCGCCAGCTGCACCGGAAATAAGGCGGCGCCGAGTGGGATTTCCCTGGCGAATGCTCAGGCCCTCGGCGGCGCGGGGGTCGATATTCGGCTGCGAATCAAGTTCGTTGGGTGTCATAGCGGCGTCCCGACTTCGCTCGTGCGAAGAGATTAATTCGATTGCGTTGCCATTATCAAGCAGGATTCGGGCCTACGTTGAGAACAATTTATCGCTTTGTTTTTAAAAGGGGTTTTCTGCTTCCGGAAAAACCCCTTCCGCGACTGTAAAAACGGCTGACACTTTACCCCGAAGTGAGCCTAAAGGTTCGCAATCCGGGCGCTTGCCAGGGAAAGACGGGTGGCGAGCACGCCCAGGAAGGCCTTGTAGAAGTGCATCCGGCAGGTGTCGGAGGCGCGCTTGAGCGCCGCCGCCCGCACCGTGATCACTTCGACCACGCTGGCCGCTTCCACCGAGGCGGAGCGAACGCCGCCGCCGGCCGAGAAGATGGCCACTTCGCCGAAGCAGTCGCCCGCGGTCAGCACGTTGAGCAGCCGGCCGCGTTTCTTCACGCGTGCTTCTCCCTGGGCCAGGAAGCAGAAGAAGTCGCCGGCCTCGCCGTCCTTCAGCAGCACCGTGCCCGGTTGCGCATGGCTCCACTGGGCGAGTGCGATGACTTCCCACAGTTCCGGGTCGGAGAACTCACGGAAGAAGGGCATGGCGCGCAGGGTCTGGAACTTGGCAGCGTCCGGAATGACGTTGTCGGCCACCGCAACGCTGCGGTTGCGGAATGCGAGCGCGAGGTCGTGCGAGAACTCGGCCCAGGTCTGGTAGCGGCGTTCGAGGTCCTTTTCCATCGCGCGCCGGACGATGGCATCCAGCGCGGGCGGCACGTCGGGGCGCAGTTCCGATGGCGCCGGCGGCGTTTCGTGGGCAATGCGGTAGAGCAGGCTGTAGTTGTTCTCGGACTCGAACGGAAGCCGGCTCGTCAGCAACTGGTACATGACGACCCCGAGCGAGTAGATGTCGGTGCGGTGGTCGAGCGGCATCTCGCGCACCTGCTGGGGCGACATGTAGGCCGGCGAGCCGATGCCCGAAATCTGCGTGGTGTCGGTCGCCGTCCGCAGCGCCGCGCCGAAGTCGGAAATGCGGATGTCCTGGCCGGCGGGGTCGGCGAGCAGGATGTTGGCGGGCTTGATGTCGCGATGGGTGATGCCGCGGTGGAACGCGTAGTCGAGCGCGCGGGTGCACTTGAACACGATTTCGATCAGGCGCTCGAAGCCGGGCCGCGTCTCGACCCGCGCCAGCGCCTCCAGCGTACCGCCCGGCACGTACTCCATGACGACGTAGGCCTCGTCGTCGCCGATCACGGCATCGAAGATCTGGACGATGTGCGGATGCGTGAGTTTGCCGGCGAGCGCGGCCTCGTTCATCAGCAGATGGCGGTAGAGGCGGCCGTGCTCGCGATCGCGCAGCACCTCGGGGTAAAGCTGCTTGAGGGCGACCTCGCGCTGGTTGAAGGGGTCCCAGGCAAGATGGACGGCGCTGGTGGCCCCTTCGCCGAGCAGGCGGCGAATCTCGTACTTGCCGATTCGTCCGCCGCTCATCGTTGCTCAGCCGAGGCGGGTGCGGGCCTGCGCGACCGCTGCCCGGACCTGGGCCGGCGCGGTTCCGCCGATGTGATTGCGCGAGTCGAGCGAGCCTTCCACGGTCAGCACGCCGAAGATGTCGTCAGCGAGCTTGTCGGCTGCGCCGGGCACATGCGCCATCGCCGCCCGCAGCTCGTCGAGCGAGAACTGCGGCAGGTCGCAGCCGCGCACTTCGGCGGCGCGCACGGCCAGTGCGACTGCTTCGTGGGCGTCGCGGAAGGGCAGGCCCTTCTTGACTAGGTAGTCGGCGAGGTCGGTGGCGGTGGCGTAGCCCTGGGTGAGCGCGCCGCGCATGTTGCCGGCCTTGACGCGGATGCCGGTGATCATGTCGGCATAGATGCGCAGGGTGTCGATCACCGTGTCGGCGGTGTCGAACAGCGGCTCCTTGTCTTCCTGGTTGTCCTTGTTGTAGGCCAGGGGCTGGCCTTTCATCAGGGTCAGCAGTGCGATCAGGCTGC
Above is a window of Azoarcus olearius DNA encoding:
- a CDS encoding serine/threonine protein kinase encodes the protein MSGGRIGKYEIRRLLGEGATSAVHLAWDPFNQREVALKQLYPEVLRDREHGRLYRHLLMNEAALAGKLTHPHIVQIFDAVIGDDEAYVVMEYVPGGTLEALARVETRPGFERLIEIVFKCTRALDYAFHRGITHRDIKPANILLADPAGQDIRISDFGAALRTATDTTQISGIGSPAYMSPQQVREMPLDHRTDIYSLGVVMYQLLTSRLPFESENNYSLLYRIAHETPPAPSELRPDVPPALDAIVRRAMEKDLERRYQTWAEFSHDLALAFRNRSVAVADNVIPDAAKFQTLRAMPFFREFSDPELWEVIALAQWSHAQPGTVLLKDGEAGDFFCFLAQGEARVKKRGRLLNVLTAGDCFGEVAIFSAGGGVRSASVEAASVVEVITVRAAALKRASDTCRMHFYKAFLGVLATRLSLASARIANL